In Kitasatospora sp. NBC_00240, the following are encoded in one genomic region:
- the ruvC gene encoding crossover junction endodeoxyribonuclease RuvC, with product MRVLGVDPGLTRCGVGVVDGAPGRPLKMAGVGVVRTPADAEIGPRLLLVEQGIEAWLEEYRPDMVAVERVFAQHNVRTVMGTAQASAVAMLCATRRGIPVTLHTPSEVKAAVTGSGRADKAQVTAMVTRLLRLDAPPKPADAADALALAICHIWRGAAAGRIAAAVAKAPPARSAAAAVVRAAARPAVRQEHRP from the coding sequence GTGCGGGTACTGGGAGTGGACCCCGGGCTGACCAGGTGCGGGGTCGGCGTGGTCGACGGCGCGCCGGGCCGCCCGCTGAAGATGGCCGGCGTCGGTGTGGTGCGTACCCCGGCCGACGCCGAGATCGGGCCCCGGCTGCTGCTCGTCGAGCAGGGCATAGAAGCCTGGCTGGAGGAGTACCGGCCGGACATGGTCGCCGTCGAGCGGGTCTTCGCCCAGCACAACGTCCGCACCGTGATGGGCACCGCCCAGGCCAGCGCGGTCGCCATGCTCTGCGCGACCAGGCGCGGCATCCCGGTCACCCTGCACACCCCCAGCGAGGTCAAGGCGGCCGTCACCGGCTCCGGCCGGGCCGACAAGGCCCAGGTCACCGCCATGGTCACCCGCCTGCTGCGGCTCGACGCCCCGCCCAAGCCCGCCGACGCCGCCGACGCCCTGGCGCTCGCCATCTGCCACATCTGGCGCGGCGCCGCCGCCGGCCGGATCGCCGCCGCGGTGGCCAAGGCCCCGCCCGCGCGCTCCGCCGCCGCCGCCGTCGTCCGGGCCGCCGCCCGCCCCGCCGTCCGACAGGAGCACCGCCCGTGA
- a CDS encoding YebC/PmpR family DNA-binding transcriptional regulator, giving the protein MSGHSKWATTKHKKAVIDAKRGKLFAKMIKNIEVAARTGGSDPAGNPTLYDAIQKAKKSSVPIDNINRAVKRGDGAEAGGADYSTIMYEGYGPNGVAVLIECLTDNRNRAASDVRVAMTRNGGNMADPGSVSYMFTRKGVIIVPKADGVDEDKVFEVVLEVGAEEVNDLGDTYEVISAATDMVAVRTALVDAGIDYDSADANFVPSVQVELDADGARKIFKLIDALEDSDDVQNVFANFDISDAVGAELDAE; this is encoded by the coding sequence ATGTCCGGCCACTCTAAGTGGGCTACCACCAAGCACAAGAAGGCCGTGATCGACGCCAAGCGCGGCAAGCTCTTCGCCAAGATGATCAAGAACATCGAGGTGGCGGCGCGCACCGGCGGCAGCGACCCGGCCGGCAACCCGACGCTGTACGACGCCATCCAGAAGGCGAAGAAGAGCTCGGTCCCGATCGACAACATCAACCGCGCCGTCAAGCGCGGCGACGGTGCCGAGGCCGGCGGGGCCGACTACTCGACCATCATGTACGAGGGCTACGGTCCCAACGGTGTCGCCGTGCTGATCGAGTGCCTCACCGACAACCGCAACCGCGCCGCCTCCGACGTGCGCGTGGCGATGACCCGCAACGGCGGCAACATGGCCGACCCGGGCTCGGTGTCGTACATGTTCACCCGCAAGGGCGTCATCATCGTCCCCAAGGCCGACGGCGTGGACGAGGACAAGGTCTTCGAGGTCGTCCTGGAGGTCGGCGCCGAGGAGGTCAACGACCTCGGTGACACCTACGAGGTGATCAGCGCGGCGACCGACATGGTCGCGGTCCGCACCGCGCTGGTGGACGCCGGGATCGACTACGACTCGGCCGACGCCAACTTCGTGCCCAGCGTGCAGGTCGAGCTGGACGCCGACGGCGCCCGCAAGATCTTCAAGCTGATCGACGCGCTGGAGGACAGCGACGACGTGCAGAACGTCTTCGCCAACTTCGACATCTCGGACGCCGTGGGCGCCGAGCTCGACGCCGAGTAG
- the pdxT gene encoding pyridoxal 5'-phosphate synthase glutaminase subunit PdxT — protein MSSRTPVIGVLALQGDVREHLIALAEADALARPVRRPEELAEVDALVIPGGESTTMSKLALAFGMMAPLRERVAAGMPVYGSCAGMIMLADKILDGRDDQETVGGIDMTVRRNAFGRQNESFESAVAFKGIEGQGPAGEAVHGVFIRAPWVEAVGAGVEVLAELSAADGPESRIVAVRQGNLLATSFHPELTGDHRVHEYFVRMVEAAAR, from the coding sequence GTGTCGAGCCGTACTCCAGTCATCGGCGTCCTGGCCCTGCAGGGCGACGTCCGCGAGCACCTGATCGCACTTGCCGAGGCCGACGCGCTGGCGCGCCCGGTGCGCCGCCCCGAGGAGCTCGCCGAGGTCGACGCGCTGGTGATCCCCGGTGGCGAGTCCACCACCATGTCCAAGCTGGCGCTCGCCTTCGGCATGATGGCGCCGCTGCGCGAGCGGGTCGCGGCCGGGATGCCCGTCTACGGCTCCTGCGCGGGCATGATCATGCTGGCCGACAAGATCCTCGACGGCCGGGACGACCAGGAGACGGTCGGCGGCATCGACATGACGGTGCGGCGCAACGCCTTCGGCCGCCAGAACGAGTCCTTCGAGTCCGCGGTCGCCTTCAAGGGCATCGAGGGCCAGGGCCCGGCCGGCGAGGCCGTGCACGGTGTCTTCATCCGCGCCCCCTGGGTCGAGGCCGTGGGCGCGGGCGTCGAGGTGCTGGCGGAGCTGTCGGCGGCGGACGGTCCGGAGAGCCGGATCGTGGCGGTCCGTCAGGGAAACCTGCTGGCAACCTCGTTCCACCCCGAGCTGACCGGCGACCACCGGGTGCACGAGTACTTCGTGCGGATGGTCGAAGCCGCCGCGCGCTGA
- the pdxS gene encoding pyridoxal 5'-phosphate synthase lyase subunit PdxS, which translates to MSTTPITADQPQIGTARVKRGMAEQLKGGVIMDVVNAEQAKIAEDAGAVAVMALERVPADIRKDGGVARMSDPDMIDGIINAVSIPVMAKSRIGHFVEAQVLQALGVDYIDESEVLTPADEVNHSDKWAFTTPFVCGATNLGEALRRIAEGAAMIRSKGEAGTGNVVEAVRHMRQIRADIKRLTTLDETELFVAAKNLQAPYELVKEVAQLGKLPVVLFSAGGVATPADAALMMQLGAEGVFVGSGIFKSGDPAKRAAAVVKATTFFDDPKVIADVSRGLGEAMVGINCDTLPEAERYANRGW; encoded by the coding sequence GTGTCCACCACCCCCATCACCGCAGACCAGCCGCAGATCGGTACCGCCCGGGTCAAGCGCGGCATGGCCGAGCAGCTCAAGGGCGGTGTGATCATGGATGTGGTCAACGCCGAGCAGGCGAAGATCGCTGAAGACGCCGGCGCCGTGGCCGTCATGGCCCTGGAGCGGGTCCCCGCCGACATCCGCAAGGACGGCGGCGTGGCCCGGATGTCCGACCCGGACATGATCGACGGCATCATCAACGCCGTTTCCATCCCGGTGATGGCCAAGTCCCGGATCGGCCACTTCGTCGAGGCCCAGGTCCTGCAGGCGCTCGGCGTGGACTACATCGACGAGTCCGAGGTGCTGACCCCGGCCGACGAGGTCAACCACTCCGACAAGTGGGCGTTCACCACCCCCTTCGTCTGTGGCGCCACCAACCTGGGCGAGGCCCTGCGCCGCATCGCCGAGGGCGCGGCCATGATCCGCTCCAAGGGCGAGGCCGGCACCGGCAACGTGGTCGAGGCCGTCCGCCACATGCGCCAGATCCGCGCCGACATCAAGCGCCTCACCACCCTCGACGAGACCGAGCTCTTCGTCGCCGCCAAGAACCTGCAGGCGCCGTACGAGCTGGTCAAGGAGGTCGCGCAGCTGGGCAAGCTCCCGGTCGTGCTGTTCTCCGCCGGTGGCGTGGCCACCCCGGCCGACGCGGCCCTGATGATGCAGCTCGGTGCCGAGGGCGTCTTCGTCGGCTCCGGCATCTTCAAGTCCGGCGACCCGGCCAAGCGTGCCGCCGCCGTCGTGAAGGCCACCACCTTCTTCGACGACCCGAAGGTCATCGCGGACGTCTCGCGCGGCCTGGGCGAGGCCATGGTCGGCATCAACTGCGACACCCTGCCCGAGGCCGAGCGGTACGCCAACCGCGGCTGGTAG
- a CDS encoding isomerase has translation MPQISVDYSANLADTFDRQALGLALNQLAVKYLAAAPDACRTRFRRVDETVVVGERAEGQDLVLVDFPIFPGRSPEAKAGLSEAVLALLAEHLPTAPGRRLHTAVNVVDIDSDSYRGTTLDG, from the coding sequence ATGCCGCAGATCTCCGTCGACTACTCCGCGAACCTGGCGGACACCTTCGACCGACAGGCCCTCGGCCTGGCCCTGAACCAGCTCGCGGTGAAGTACCTCGCCGCGGCCCCGGACGCATGCAGGACGCGCTTCCGCCGGGTCGACGAGACCGTCGTGGTGGGCGAGCGGGCCGAGGGACAGGACCTCGTCCTGGTCGACTTCCCGATCTTCCCCGGCCGCAGCCCGGAGGCGAAGGCGGGGCTCAGCGAGGCGGTGCTGGCGCTGCTGGCCGAGCACCTGCCGACGGCGCCGGGCCGGCGTCTGCACACCGCGGTGAACGTGGTGGACATCGACAGTGACAGCTACCGGGGCACCACGCTCGACGGCTGA
- a CDS encoding glycosyltransferase family 4 protein, whose translation MKIGIVCPYDWDVPGGVQFHIRDLAEHLIALGHQVSVLAPAEDDEALPPYVVSAGRAVAVPYNGSVARLSFGILSAARVRRWLNDGRFDILHVHEPASPSLSMLAAWSATGPMVGTFHTSNPRSRAMIAASPILQPGLEKMRARIAVSEYARRTLVEHLGGDAVVIPNGVDVGFFAEAEPDARWTGGAADGEPGTIGFIGRINEPRKGLPTLLAALPKILEQRPGVRLLVAGKGDEEEAVAGLAPEVRAQVEFLGMVSDREKARLLRSVDLYVAPNTGGESFGIILVEAMSAGAPVLASDLDAFKQVLDGGDAGELFPVEDADALAAAALRLLGDPGRLEELRKAASRHVRRFDWSTVGADILAVYETVTDGTPAVVRVEDERTGWRGRLGLARD comes from the coding sequence GTGAAGATCGGCATCGTCTGCCCGTACGACTGGGACGTCCCCGGTGGCGTGCAGTTCCACATCCGGGACCTCGCCGAGCACCTGATCGCGCTGGGCCACCAGGTGTCCGTGCTGGCACCGGCCGAGGACGACGAGGCGCTGCCGCCGTACGTGGTCTCGGCGGGGCGTGCCGTGGCCGTGCCGTACAACGGCTCGGTGGCCCGGCTCAGCTTCGGCATCCTGTCGGCGGCCCGGGTGCGGCGCTGGCTGAACGACGGGCGCTTCGACATCCTGCACGTGCACGAGCCGGCCTCGCCGAGCCTGTCGATGCTGGCCGCCTGGTCGGCCACCGGCCCGATGGTGGGGACCTTCCACACCTCCAACCCGCGGTCGCGGGCGATGATCGCGGCCTCGCCGATCCTCCAGCCCGGGCTGGAGAAGATGCGGGCCCGGATCGCCGTCAGCGAGTACGCCCGGCGCACCCTGGTCGAGCACCTGGGCGGCGACGCGGTGGTCATCCCCAACGGCGTCGACGTCGGCTTCTTCGCCGAGGCCGAGCCGGACGCCCGCTGGACCGGCGGCGCCGCGGACGGCGAGCCGGGCACGATCGGCTTCATCGGCCGGATCAACGAGCCGCGCAAGGGCCTGCCGACCCTGCTGGCGGCCCTGCCGAAGATCCTCGAGCAGCGCCCCGGCGTGCGGCTGCTGGTGGCCGGCAAGGGCGACGAGGAGGAGGCCGTGGCCGGCCTCGCCCCCGAGGTCCGCGCCCAGGTGGAGTTCCTCGGCATGGTCAGCGACCGGGAGAAGGCCCGGCTGCTGCGCAGCGTCGACCTGTACGTGGCGCCGAACACCGGCGGCGAGAGCTTCGGGATCATCCTGGTCGAGGCGATGTCGGCGGGCGCGCCGGTGCTGGCGAGCGATCTGGACGCCTTCAAGCAGGTGCTGGACGGCGGCGACGCGGGGGAGCTGTTCCCGGTCGAGGACGCCGACGCGCTGGCCGCCGCGGCGCTGCGGCTGCTGGGCGACCCGGGCAGGCTGGAGGAGCTGCGCAAGGCGGCCTCGCGGCACGTCCGGCGCTTCGACTGGTCGACGGTGGGCGCGGACATCCTGGCGGTGTACGAGACGGTCACCGACGGTACGCCCGCGGTGGTGCGGGTGGAGGACGAGCGGACGGGCTGGCGCGGCCGGCTGGGCCTGGCCCGGGACTGA
- a CDS encoding phosphatidylinositol mannoside acyltransferase, with amino-acid sequence MKDRLVYSAYALGWAALKHLPERAAQGLFDQIADAAWRKRGKRVLQLEANLLRVRPDADEARLRELSRAGMRSYLRYWMESFRLPVWSRERIARGLAIEGLEHLTGAMESGRGSVIALPHMGNWDLAGAWVASHVGYPFTTVAERLEPERLFERFVAYRESLGMEVLPLTGSDVSVVGTLARRLRAGKLVCLVGDRDLSAAGVEVSFFGEATRMPAGPAALCLRTGAALLPVTLWYDGPVMRGRIHPEVLPPAGDDPKARTAAMVQSMADVWADGIREHPEDWHMLQRLWLADLPVREPSAAEPSAAEPAAPVPAPGTEPAAEPAGP; translated from the coding sequence GTGAAGGACCGGTTGGTCTACTCGGCGTACGCGCTGGGCTGGGCGGCACTGAAGCATCTGCCCGAGCGGGCGGCCCAGGGGCTGTTCGACCAGATCGCCGACGCGGCCTGGCGCAAGCGGGGCAAGCGGGTGCTCCAGCTGGAGGCGAACCTGCTGCGGGTGCGCCCGGACGCGGACGAGGCCCGGCTGCGGGAACTGTCCCGGGCCGGCATGCGCTCCTACCTGCGGTACTGGATGGAGTCGTTCCGGCTGCCGGTCTGGAGCCGGGAGCGGATCGCCCGGGGCCTCGCGATCGAGGGGCTGGAGCACCTCACCGGCGCGATGGAGTCCGGGCGCGGTTCGGTGATAGCGCTGCCGCACATGGGGAACTGGGACCTGGCCGGCGCCTGGGTGGCCTCGCACGTCGGGTACCCGTTCACCACGGTCGCCGAGCGGCTGGAGCCGGAGCGGCTGTTCGAGCGCTTCGTCGCGTACCGGGAGAGCCTCGGCATGGAGGTGCTGCCGCTGACCGGCAGCGACGTCTCGGTGGTCGGCACGCTGGCCCGGCGGCTGCGGGCCGGCAAGCTGGTCTGCCTGGTCGGTGACCGGGACCTCTCGGCGGCCGGCGTGGAGGTGTCCTTCTTCGGGGAGGCCACCCGGATGCCGGCCGGCCCGGCCGCGCTGTGCCTGCGCACGGGGGCCGCGCTGCTGCCGGTGACACTCTGGTACGACGGCCCGGTGATGCGGGGCCGGATCCACCCCGAGGTGCTGCCGCCCGCCGGCGACGACCCGAAGGCGCGGACCGCGGCGATGGTCCAGTCGATGGCCGACGTGTGGGCCGACGGCATCCGCGAGCACCCCGAGGACTGGCACATGCTGCAGCGGCTGTGGCTGGCGGACCTGCCGGTCCGCGAGCCGTCCGCCGCCGAGCCGTCCGCCGCGGAGCCGGCCGCGCCGGTGCCCGCCCCCGGTACCGAGCCGGCCGCCGAGCCGGCCGGCCCCTGA
- the pgsA gene encoding phosphatidylinositol phosphate synthase, with product MLNKYARAFFTRVLTPFAAFLIRLGVSPDAVTLIGTAGSVAGALVFFPRGEFFWGTITITLFIFSDLVDGNMARQLGRTSKWGAFLDSTLDRVADAAIFGGLAMWYAGKGDNNLLCTVAIFCLASGLVVSYTKARAESQGLPCDVSGLVERAERLVISLVAAGVAGLHTFGVPYVEWLLPFALWVVAAGSLVTVFQRMLTVRREAFEADRLEAGSRGTA from the coding sequence ATGCTCAACAAATACGCGCGTGCCTTCTTCACACGTGTCCTGACCCCCTTCGCCGCCTTTCTGATCCGCCTGGGCGTGAGCCCGGACGCCGTGACGCTGATCGGGACGGCCGGTTCGGTCGCCGGTGCGCTGGTGTTCTTCCCACGCGGGGAGTTCTTCTGGGGCACCATCACGATCACCCTGTTCATCTTCTCCGACCTGGTCGACGGGAACATGGCGCGCCAGCTGGGCCGTACCAGCAAGTGGGGCGCGTTCCTGGACTCGACGCTGGACCGGGTCGCGGACGCGGCGATCTTCGGCGGACTGGCCATGTGGTACGCGGGCAAGGGCGACAACAACCTGCTCTGCACGGTGGCGATCTTCTGCCTGGCGAGCGGCCTGGTGGTCTCGTACACCAAGGCCCGGGCGGAGAGCCAGGGCCTGCCCTGCGACGTGTCGGGGCTGGTGGAGCGGGCCGAGCGGCTGGTGATCAGCCTGGTCGCGGCCGGGGTCGCGGGCCTGCACACCTTCGGGGTGCCGTACGTCGAGTGGCTGCTGCCGTTCGCGCTCTGGGTGGTGGCCGCGGGGAGCCTGGTGACGGTGTTCCAGCGGATGCTGACCGTGCGCCGGGAGGCGTTCGAGGCGGACCGCCTGGAGGCGGGGAGTCGGGGGACGGCGTGA